One part of the Neodiprion virginianus isolate iyNeoVirg1 chromosome 3, iyNeoVirg1.1, whole genome shotgun sequence genome encodes these proteins:
- the LOC124300584 gene encoding vacuole membrane protein 1-like isoform X1, producing MVRKRVGRKANHTTSTSSTTTTEYSESNFNQLSSGGSFSNSAITSSLRRMTREQLKGLLRDRRLPVSGNKTDMINRLGATMSENTSAVRRTKDTSTATNGTRQSTPAAKKSSHTSQSHLHSNQNSDLDVDPDSLTLWHHPIKTLNFFLQELLINVVSLTKNTFKYRKTVWSIIMIAGLFLLSSRVSGPQQQLFKSWEATVVWWFYWVGLGVLSSVGLGTGLHTFVLYLGPHIASVTMAAYECGGLNFPEPPYPDQIVCPSTVDPAWTASVLNIMRKVRIEAMLWGAGTALGELPPYFMARAARLSRQSDKDHDQGQDQEELRELEALEALENGEKCVSLGMRAKLAMKHFVQKAGFLGILACASIPNPLFDLAGLTCGHYLIPFWTFFGATLVGKAVVKMHIQQLAVIVAFNEELLDKVIALLAIIPVIGPKFQEPLKRYLIEQKQKLHDKSSIEGSTTISWLFDKFVMLMVCYFLVTIIHALARNHHRRRTKSSTD from the exons ATGGTGAGGAAGAGAGTAGGTCGAAAGGCAAACCATACCACATCCACGTCTTCTACTACCACCACGGAGTATTCTGAGAGCAACTTTAATCAACTGAGTAGCGGTGGTTCGTTTAGCAACTCTGCTATCACTTCCTCTCTTCGGCGTATGACGCGCGAACAGCTTAAAGGTTTACTAAGGGATCGAAGGCTACCTGTCTCAGGAAACAAGACAGACATG ATAAATCGGTTGGGAGCTACAATGTCGGAGAACACATCAGCCGTCAGACGTACTAAGGATACTTCAACTGCTACAAATGGTACTCGACAAAGTACACCGGCAGCAAAGAAATCCTCCCATACTTCACAATCGCATTTGCATTCCAACCAAAACAGTGATTTGGATGTAGATCCCGATAGCTTAACGCTATGGCATCATCCAATAAAAACATTGAACTTTTTTCTACAAGAATTACTTATCAATGTTGTTAGTTTAACAAAAAACACTTTCAAATATAGAAAAACAGTATGGAGTATAATAATGATCGCcggattatttttactttcgagCAGAGTCTCTGGACCACAACAACAG CTGTTTAAATCCTGGGAGGCCACCGTCGTATGGTGGTTCTACTGGGTAGGACTAGGCGTATTATCGAGCGTTGGCCTGGGAACTGGGCTTCACACTTTTGTCTTGTACTTGGGACCTCACATAGCCTCTGTGACGATGGCAGCTTATGAATGCGGAGGGTTAAATTTTCCCGAGCCTCCTTATCCAGACCAGATCGTGTGTCCATCTACAGTAGATCCAGCATGGACGGCCAGTGTCTTGAATATCATGAGAAAAGTACGCATTGAAGCAATGCTGTGGGGTGCTGGTACAGCTTTGGGGGAATTGCCACCTTATTTTATGGCACGAGCTGCACGACTTAGTCGGCAAAGTGACAAAGATCACGACCAAGGTCAGGATCAAGAAGAGTTGAGAGAACTCGAAGCATTGGAGGCACtggaaaatggagaaaaatgtGTTTCATTGGGAATGCGTGCCAAACTAGCAATGAAACATTTTGTCCAAAAGGCTGGCTTCTTAGGAATACTTGCTTGTGCATCG ATACCAAATCCGTTGTTCGATCTTGCCGGATTAACTTGTGGACACTATCTTATTCCATTCTGGACTTTTTTTGGTGCAACACTAGTCGGAAAAGCTGTAGTAAAAATGCACATACAGCAATTAGCAGTAATTGTGGCATTCAACGAGGAACTTTTAGATAAAGTAATTGCTTTGTTAGCAATTATTCCAGTCATTGGCCCAAAGTTTCAAGAACCCTTGAAGCGGTATCTTATTgaacagaaacaaaaattgcatGACAAATCCTCTATA GAAGGATCTACAACAATTTCTTGGCTCTTTGACAAGTTCGTCATGTTGATGGTGTGCTACTTTCTCGTCACAATTATACATGCTTTGGCACGTAACCACCATCGTCGACGTACAAAGTCGTCAACTGATTAA
- the LOC124300584 gene encoding vacuole membrane protein 1-like isoform X3, which yields MSENTSAVRRTKDTSTATNGTRQSTPAAKKSSHTSQSHLHSNQNSDLDVDPDSLTLWHHPIKTLNFFLQELLINVVSLTKNTFKYRKTVWSIIMIAGLFLLSSRVSGPQQQLFKSWEATVVWWFYWVGLGVLSSVGLGTGLHTFVLYLGPHIASVTMAAYECGGLNFPEPPYPDQIVCPSTVDPAWTASVLNIMRKVRIEAMLWGAGTALGELPPYFMARAARLSRQSDKDHDQGQDQEELRELEALEALENGEKCVSLGMRAKLAMKHFVQKAGFLGILACASIPNPLFDLAGLTCGHYLIPFWTFFGATLVGKAVVKMHIQQLAVIVAFNEELLDKVIALLAIIPVIGPKFQEPLKRYLIEQKQKLHDKSSIEGSTTISWLFDKFVMLMVCYFLVTIIHALARNHHRRRTKSSTD from the exons ATGTCGGAGAACACATCAGCCGTCAGACGTACTAAGGATACTTCAACTGCTACAAATGGTACTCGACAAAGTACACCGGCAGCAAAGAAATCCTCCCATACTTCACAATCGCATTTGCATTCCAACCAAAACAGTGATTTGGATGTAGATCCCGATAGCTTAACGCTATGGCATCATCCAATAAAAACATTGAACTTTTTTCTACAAGAATTACTTATCAATGTTGTTAGTTTAACAAAAAACACTTTCAAATATAGAAAAACAGTATGGAGTATAATAATGATCGCcggattatttttactttcgagCAGAGTCTCTGGACCACAACAACAG CTGTTTAAATCCTGGGAGGCCACCGTCGTATGGTGGTTCTACTGGGTAGGACTAGGCGTATTATCGAGCGTTGGCCTGGGAACTGGGCTTCACACTTTTGTCTTGTACTTGGGACCTCACATAGCCTCTGTGACGATGGCAGCTTATGAATGCGGAGGGTTAAATTTTCCCGAGCCTCCTTATCCAGACCAGATCGTGTGTCCATCTACAGTAGATCCAGCATGGACGGCCAGTGTCTTGAATATCATGAGAAAAGTACGCATTGAAGCAATGCTGTGGGGTGCTGGTACAGCTTTGGGGGAATTGCCACCTTATTTTATGGCACGAGCTGCACGACTTAGTCGGCAAAGTGACAAAGATCACGACCAAGGTCAGGATCAAGAAGAGTTGAGAGAACTCGAAGCATTGGAGGCACtggaaaatggagaaaaatgtGTTTCATTGGGAATGCGTGCCAAACTAGCAATGAAACATTTTGTCCAAAAGGCTGGCTTCTTAGGAATACTTGCTTGTGCATCG ATACCAAATCCGTTGTTCGATCTTGCCGGATTAACTTGTGGACACTATCTTATTCCATTCTGGACTTTTTTTGGTGCAACACTAGTCGGAAAAGCTGTAGTAAAAATGCACATACAGCAATTAGCAGTAATTGTGGCATTCAACGAGGAACTTTTAGATAAAGTAATTGCTTTGTTAGCAATTATTCCAGTCATTGGCCCAAAGTTTCAAGAACCCTTGAAGCGGTATCTTATTgaacagaaacaaaaattgcatGACAAATCCTCTATA GAAGGATCTACAACAATTTCTTGGCTCTTTGACAAGTTCGTCATGTTGATGGTGTGCTACTTTCTCGTCACAATTATACATGCTTTGGCACGTAACCACCATCGTCGACGTACAAAGTCGTCAACTGATTAA
- the LOC124300584 gene encoding vacuole membrane protein 1-like isoform X2, which produces MGNRELRPYKDYLVIDMNLAELFEINRLGATMSENTSAVRRTKDTSTATNGTRQSTPAAKKSSHTSQSHLHSNQNSDLDVDPDSLTLWHHPIKTLNFFLQELLINVVSLTKNTFKYRKTVWSIIMIAGLFLLSSRVSGPQQQLFKSWEATVVWWFYWVGLGVLSSVGLGTGLHTFVLYLGPHIASVTMAAYECGGLNFPEPPYPDQIVCPSTVDPAWTASVLNIMRKVRIEAMLWGAGTALGELPPYFMARAARLSRQSDKDHDQGQDQEELRELEALEALENGEKCVSLGMRAKLAMKHFVQKAGFLGILACASIPNPLFDLAGLTCGHYLIPFWTFFGATLVGKAVVKMHIQQLAVIVAFNEELLDKVIALLAIIPVIGPKFQEPLKRYLIEQKQKLHDKSSIEGSTTISWLFDKFVMLMVCYFLVTIIHALARNHHRRRTKSSTD; this is translated from the exons ATGGGTAATCGTGAACTGAGGCCATACAAAGACTATCTGGTCATTGATATGAACTTGGCTGAGCTGTTTGAA ATAAATCGGTTGGGAGCTACAATGTCGGAGAACACATCAGCCGTCAGACGTACTAAGGATACTTCAACTGCTACAAATGGTACTCGACAAAGTACACCGGCAGCAAAGAAATCCTCCCATACTTCACAATCGCATTTGCATTCCAACCAAAACAGTGATTTGGATGTAGATCCCGATAGCTTAACGCTATGGCATCATCCAATAAAAACATTGAACTTTTTTCTACAAGAATTACTTATCAATGTTGTTAGTTTAACAAAAAACACTTTCAAATATAGAAAAACAGTATGGAGTATAATAATGATCGCcggattatttttactttcgagCAGAGTCTCTGGACCACAACAACAG CTGTTTAAATCCTGGGAGGCCACCGTCGTATGGTGGTTCTACTGGGTAGGACTAGGCGTATTATCGAGCGTTGGCCTGGGAACTGGGCTTCACACTTTTGTCTTGTACTTGGGACCTCACATAGCCTCTGTGACGATGGCAGCTTATGAATGCGGAGGGTTAAATTTTCCCGAGCCTCCTTATCCAGACCAGATCGTGTGTCCATCTACAGTAGATCCAGCATGGACGGCCAGTGTCTTGAATATCATGAGAAAAGTACGCATTGAAGCAATGCTGTGGGGTGCTGGTACAGCTTTGGGGGAATTGCCACCTTATTTTATGGCACGAGCTGCACGACTTAGTCGGCAAAGTGACAAAGATCACGACCAAGGTCAGGATCAAGAAGAGTTGAGAGAACTCGAAGCATTGGAGGCACtggaaaatggagaaaaatgtGTTTCATTGGGAATGCGTGCCAAACTAGCAATGAAACATTTTGTCCAAAAGGCTGGCTTCTTAGGAATACTTGCTTGTGCATCG ATACCAAATCCGTTGTTCGATCTTGCCGGATTAACTTGTGGACACTATCTTATTCCATTCTGGACTTTTTTTGGTGCAACACTAGTCGGAAAAGCTGTAGTAAAAATGCACATACAGCAATTAGCAGTAATTGTGGCATTCAACGAGGAACTTTTAGATAAAGTAATTGCTTTGTTAGCAATTATTCCAGTCATTGGCCCAAAGTTTCAAGAACCCTTGAAGCGGTATCTTATTgaacagaaacaaaaattgcatGACAAATCCTCTATA GAAGGATCTACAACAATTTCTTGGCTCTTTGACAAGTTCGTCATGTTGATGGTGTGCTACTTTCTCGTCACAATTATACATGCTTTGGCACGTAACCACCATCGTCGACGTACAAAGTCGTCAACTGATTAA
- the LOC124300583 gene encoding N-acetylglucosamine-6-sulfatase-like isoform X2 — protein MSIPILTALICVCTPIAITASNIVLIIADDLDLTIGGMTPLRNTKKLIGDQGAVFANCYGSRAAGGPSHVPLGWDWWAGLVGNSKYYDYTLSINGTEKKYGDKPGDYLTDVIGNLAMEFLKTRNTNNDHQFLMVLAPPAPHAPFTPAPRHDGAFKGTKAMRTPNFNTPRQRDKHFLARYGRAPLPESILPKLDEIYRRRWEALLAVDDLVQNVYNTLLERHLINDTYIIFTSDNGYHVGQFSLPFDKRQPYETDIRVPLLIRGPGISKGTVQYPASSVDLFATILDMAGTDASSDGTSLLSHYLRTDRTLLIEYRGEKSEKPQTSGCPTDSDPNMAICSADFACKCQDCKNNTYSCIRRVANGDDNLFCIFEDNDNYVEAYDLKTDAFQITNIGYTMPSRRRHLFRNRLKKAVVCKGDDCVITGTQLID, from the exons ATGAGTATCCCAATACTCACTGCGTTGATATGTGTTTGTACACCGATTGCGATTACAGCTTCGAATATAGTCTTAATCATAGCTGATGATTTGGATTTGACGATCGGTGGAATG ACGCCACTGCGAAACACGAAGAAACTTATTGGAGATCAGGGAGCTGTCTTTGCTAACTGC TATGGAAGCAGGGCAGCAGGCGGGCCATCGCATGTTCCACTGGGGTGGGATTGGTGGGCTGGACTGGTCGGTAATTCGAAATACTACGACTACACATTGTCCATAAATGGTACCGAAAAAAAGTACGGTGATAAACCCGGAGATTACCTTACTGACGTGATC GGAAATCTTGCGatggaatttttgaaaacgcgTAACACTAATAATGACCATCAGTTTCTCATGGTTCTGGCACCACCGGCTCCTCACGCACCCTTCACACCAGCGCCGAGACACGATGGCGCCTTTAAAGGGACGAAAGCCATGCGAACACCGAACTTTAACACTCCTCGACAGAGG GATAAGCATTTTTTGGCACGCTATGGTAGAGCGCCACTGCCGGAATCTATCTTGCCGAAATTGGACGAAATCTACAGACGTCGTTGGGAGGCATTATTAGCCGTCGATGACCTGGTACAAAACGTTTACAACACACTCCTCGAACGTCACTTGATAAACGACACTTACATCATTTTCACATCGGATAACGGTTATCACGtcg GACAATTCAGCCTGCCATTCGACAAACGTCAGCCGTACGAAACAGATATTCGAGTTCCCTTACTGATTCGCGGTCCAGGGATTTCGAAGGGGACCGTACAGTATCCGGCGAGTAGCGTGGATCTGTTTGCAACTATTTTAGATATGGCTGGCACTGATGCATCATCCGACGGCACTTCGCTGCTAAGTCATTACCTCCGTACTGACAGAACACTGCTCATCGAATACAGAGGCGAGAAATCTGAGAAACCGCAGACCTCCGGATGTCCAACGGACAGTGATCCAAACATGGCT ATATGCAGCGCGGATTTTGCGTGCAAATGTCAGGATTGCAAAAACAACACGTACAGCTGTATTAGAAGAGTGGCGAACGGGGATGACAATCTCTTCTGTATCTTTGAAGATAACGAT AATTATGTCGAGGCGTATGATTTGAAAACGGACGCTTTCCAAATAACTAATATTGGGTACACCATGCCTTCTAGACGAAGGCATTTGTTCAGAAATCGCCTCAAGAAAGCTGTAGTCTGTAAGGGTGATGATTGCGTGATAACTGGTAcgcaattaatcgattaa
- the LOC124300589 gene encoding NADH-ubiquinone oxidoreductase subunit 8: protein MATVQIFRQTGKQLLGAARCAVATSPSIRNKYYIVTPPEESMEWNDVTDRAVNNMFLLEIFRGMGITFSYLLREPATINYPFEKGPLSPRFRGEHALRRYPSGEERCIACKLCEAICPAQAITIEAEERPDGSRRTTRYDIDMTKCIYCGFCQEACPVDAIVEGPNFEFSTETHEEMLYNKEKLLNNGDKWESEIAANIQADHLYR, encoded by the exons ATGGCGACCGTGCAGATCTTTCGACAGActg GTAAGCAGCTTCTGGGTGCAGCTCGCTGTGCAGTTGCTACCAGTCCTTCGATTCGGAACAAGTACTACATTGTTACTCCACCAGAGGAGTCGATGGAATGGAACGATGTTACGGATCGCGCAGTGAACAATATGTTCCTCTTAGAAATCTTTCGAGGAATGGGAATCACTTTTTCTTATTTGCTAAGAGAACCAGCTACTATAAATTATCCTTTTGAAAAGGGACCTTTAAGCCCTAGATTCAGAGGAGAGCACGCGCTAAGAAG GTACCCATCAGGCGAAGAAAGATGTATCGCATGTAAACTATGTGAGGCTATTTGTCCAGCTCAGGCAATTACAATTGAGGCAGAGGAAAGGCCAGACGGTTCTAGACGCACAACTCGTTATGACATAGATATGACCAAGTGCATTTATTGCGGGTTCTGCCAGGAAGCTTGTCCTGTTGATGCCATCGTGGAG gGACCTAACTTCGAGTTCTCCACTGAAACTCACGAAGAAATGTTATATAATAAAGAGAAGCTACTCAACAATGGAGATAAATGGGAATCTGAAATAGCTGCAAATATTCAAGCAGATCACCTTTATCGCTGA
- the LOC124300583 gene encoding N-acetylglucosamine-6-sulfatase-like isoform X1 produces the protein MSIPILTALICVCTPIAITASNIVLIIADDLDLTIGGMTPLRNTKKLIGDQGAVFANCFVNSPICCPNRASILTGRYQHNHLTVNNSIAGGCSSPEWQKYQEPNTFAQQIKRDSSSYTTFYAGKYLNQYGSRAAGGPSHVPLGWDWWAGLVGNSKYYDYTLSINGTEKKYGDKPGDYLTDVIGNLAMEFLKTRNTNNDHQFLMVLAPPAPHAPFTPAPRHDGAFKGTKAMRTPNFNTPRQRDKHFLARYGRAPLPESILPKLDEIYRRRWEALLAVDDLVQNVYNTLLERHLINDTYIIFTSDNGYHVGQFSLPFDKRQPYETDIRVPLLIRGPGISKGTVQYPASSVDLFATILDMAGTDASSDGTSLLSHYLRTDRTLLIEYRGEKSEKPQTSGCPTDSDPNMAICSADFACKCQDCKNNTYSCIRRVANGDDNLFCIFEDNDNYVEAYDLKTDAFQITNIGYTMPSRRRHLFRNRLKKAVVCKGDDCVITGTQLID, from the exons ATGAGTATCCCAATACTCACTGCGTTGATATGTGTTTGTACACCGATTGCGATTACAGCTTCGAATATAGTCTTAATCATAGCTGATGATTTGGATTTGACGATCGGTGGAATG ACGCCACTGCGAAACACGAAGAAACTTATTGGAGATCAGGGAGCTGTCTTTGCTAACTGC tTTGTTAACTCACCGATCTGCTGTCCCAATCGAGCGTCGATTCTAACTGGTCGATACCAGCACAATCACTTGACCGTCAACAATTCGATTGCGGGTGGATGCAGCAGCCCGGAATGGCAGAAATACCAAGAGCCGAATACGTTCGCACAACAGATAAAACGTGACTCATCCTCCTACACCACTTTTTATgctggaaaatatttgaaccAG TATGGAAGCAGGGCAGCAGGCGGGCCATCGCATGTTCCACTGGGGTGGGATTGGTGGGCTGGACTGGTCGGTAATTCGAAATACTACGACTACACATTGTCCATAAATGGTACCGAAAAAAAGTACGGTGATAAACCCGGAGATTACCTTACTGACGTGATC GGAAATCTTGCGatggaatttttgaaaacgcgTAACACTAATAATGACCATCAGTTTCTCATGGTTCTGGCACCACCGGCTCCTCACGCACCCTTCACACCAGCGCCGAGACACGATGGCGCCTTTAAAGGGACGAAAGCCATGCGAACACCGAACTTTAACACTCCTCGACAGAGG GATAAGCATTTTTTGGCACGCTATGGTAGAGCGCCACTGCCGGAATCTATCTTGCCGAAATTGGACGAAATCTACAGACGTCGTTGGGAGGCATTATTAGCCGTCGATGACCTGGTACAAAACGTTTACAACACACTCCTCGAACGTCACTTGATAAACGACACTTACATCATTTTCACATCGGATAACGGTTATCACGtcg GACAATTCAGCCTGCCATTCGACAAACGTCAGCCGTACGAAACAGATATTCGAGTTCCCTTACTGATTCGCGGTCCAGGGATTTCGAAGGGGACCGTACAGTATCCGGCGAGTAGCGTGGATCTGTTTGCAACTATTTTAGATATGGCTGGCACTGATGCATCATCCGACGGCACTTCGCTGCTAAGTCATTACCTCCGTACTGACAGAACACTGCTCATCGAATACAGAGGCGAGAAATCTGAGAAACCGCAGACCTCCGGATGTCCAACGGACAGTGATCCAAACATGGCT ATATGCAGCGCGGATTTTGCGTGCAAATGTCAGGATTGCAAAAACAACACGTACAGCTGTATTAGAAGAGTGGCGAACGGGGATGACAATCTCTTCTGTATCTTTGAAGATAACGAT AATTATGTCGAGGCGTATGATTTGAAAACGGACGCTTTCCAAATAACTAATATTGGGTACACCATGCCTTCTAGACGAAGGCATTTGTTCAGAAATCGCCTCAAGAAAGCTGTAGTCTGTAAGGGTGATGATTGCGTGATAACTGGTAcgcaattaatcgattaa
- the LOC124300586 gene encoding signal peptide peptidase-like 3 has protein sequence MATNQVDYQWAYSIMDSSRVSTFLISILLIVYGSFRSLNMEQEAREREKEKERTNLLSGIVSTGPSDCANGGGVQTLETMHALCLPLGASVSLLIMFFFFDSMQMLFAICTAIIATVALAFLLLPMCQYIIRPCSDGNKISFGMCGRFTGAELLSFSLSVSIVCIWVLTGHWLLMDAMGMGLCVAFIAFVRLPSLKVSTLLLTGLLIYDVFWVFFSSYIFSTNVMVKVATRPADNPVGLVARRLHLGGVAREAPKLSLPGKLVFPSMHQAGHFSMLGLGDVVMPGLLLCFVLRYDAYKKSQLLPGGCETGVPPPRHLSRISYFHCSLIGYFLGLLTATVSSEVFKAAQPALLYLVPFTLLPLLTMAYLKGDLRRMWSEPFITHPPSKHMEV, from the exons ATGGCCACAAATCAAGTGGATTATCAGTG GGCTTATTCCATCATGGATTCTTCCAGagtttcaacatttttgatATCAATTTTGTTGATTGTGTACGGCAGTTTTCGATCACTAAACATGGAACAAGAAgccagagaaagagagaaagagaaagaacgaacTAATTTGCTGTCAGGAATAGTTAGCACGGGACCTTCCGATTGTGCTAATGGCGGAGGCGTTCAAACTCTAGAAACTATGCACGCTCTATGTTTGCCTCTCGGAGCTTCAGTCTCCCTTCTGATCatgttctttttcttcgacAGCATGCAAATGCTCTTTGCAATATGCACTGCAA TTATAGCTACGGTAGCGCTGGCTTTCTTGCTGTTACCAATGTGTCAATATATCATCCGACCTTGTTCTGATGGGAACAAAATATCGTTTGGTATGTGTGGGAGATTCACAGGTGCGGAGCTACTGTCATTTTCCCTGAGCGTGAGCATCGTGTGCATCTGGGTACTCACTGGTCATTGGTTGTTGATGGATGCCATGGGAATGGGTCTGTGCGTTGCATTCATAGCATTTGTCCGATTGCCAAGTCTCAAAGTTTCCACTTTACTTTTAACGGGACTCCTCATATATGATGTTTTTTGGGTCTTCTTCTCGTCCTATATATTCAGCACAAACGTCATGGTTAAG GTCGCAACACGCCCTGCAGATAATCCAGTCGGTTTGGTGGCACGTAGATTGCATTTAGGAGGTGTAGCCAGAGAAGCTCCTAAACTCTCTCTACCTGGCAAGCTAGTATTCCCATCTATGCATCAAGCAGGGCATTTTTCAATGCTGGGTCTTGGAGACGTGGTTATGCCAGGTTTACTGCTCTGTTTCGTCCTACGTTATGATGCATATAAAAAAAGCCAGTTATTGCCGGGTGGTTGTGAAACAGGTGTTCCTCCGCCACGCCATTTAAGTCGCATTAGTTACTTCCATTGTTCGTTGATTGGCTACTTTCTTGGACTACTCACTGCAACCGTCAGTTCCGAAGTCTTCAAAGCAGCCCAACCAGCACTCCTCTACCTCGTACCTTTCACACTACTGCCACTACTTACCATGGCTTATCTGAag GGGGATTTACGTCGCATGTGGAGTGAACCGTTTATAACTCATCCACCTTCGAAACATATGGaagtttga